One Bacillus amyloliquefaciens DSM 7 = ATCC 23350 DNA window includes the following coding sequences:
- the moaD gene encoding molybdopterin converting factor subunit 1, with protein sequence MIKVLLFAGLAEQAGTPVIELDEKEAAASAVKALLKERYGLQSIDNAMIAINETYVKDNSTVTEGDTIAFIPPVSGG encoded by the coding sequence ATGATTAAAGTACTTTTGTTTGCCGGGCTTGCGGAGCAGGCAGGAACACCGGTCATTGAACTTGACGAAAAGGAGGCGGCAGCGTCTGCTGTAAAAGCGCTGTTAAAGGAACGGTACGGCCTTCAATCGATTGACAATGCCATGATAGCGATCAATGAAACATACGTAAAAGACAACAGCACCGTAACAGAAGGCGATACCATTGCCTTTATCCCTCCTGTAAGCGGAGGATGA
- a CDS encoding molybdenum cofactor biosynthesis protein MoaE: MERFQITREPIIAENIVKKVEKREAGAITTFIGTVREWTAGRRTVRLEYEAYEPMAVQMLSQIGDEICAKWEGAEAAITHRVGVLDIGEAAVVIAVSSPHRKAAYEANEYAIERIKQIVPIWKKEIWEDGEEWIGDQLETTPYPNGKPDLNKGESR; the protein is encoded by the coding sequence ATGGAACGTTTTCAAATTACAAGGGAACCGATTATTGCGGAAAATATCGTAAAAAAAGTTGAAAAGCGTGAAGCCGGGGCCATCACAACGTTTATCGGCACGGTCAGAGAGTGGACTGCCGGACGGCGGACGGTGCGTCTTGAATATGAAGCGTATGAGCCCATGGCTGTTCAAATGCTTTCTCAAATCGGCGATGAAATCTGCGCGAAATGGGAAGGGGCCGAAGCTGCAATCACTCACCGTGTCGGCGTCCTTGATATCGGAGAAGCAGCGGTCGTAATCGCCGTGTCCTCTCCGCACAGAAAGGCGGCATATGAGGCGAATGAATATGCTATTGAACGGATAAAACAGATTGTGCCGATATGGAAAAAAGAAATCTGGGAAGACGGTGAAGAATGGATAGGCGATCAGCTGGAAACGACGCCCTATCCGAACGGAAAACCGGATTTGAATAAAGGGGAATCGCGATGA
- the pfkB gene encoding 1-phosphofructokinase: MIYTVTLNPSVDYIVHVEDFAVGGLNRSSYDTKYPGGKGINVSRLLKRHHVPSKAMGFVGGFTGNYITSFLQQEGLETAFSEVDEDTRINVKLKTGDETEINGQGPTISDEVFSAFLEQFSALKEGDIVVLAGSIPSSLPQNTYEKIAETCRKQNARVVVDISGEALMKATEMKPFLMKPNHHELGEMFNTVIDSAEAAVPYGKKLIEQGAEHAIVSMAGDGALLFTKDAVFLANVPKGKLVNSVGAGDSVVAGFLAGISKQLPLEDAFRLGVASGSATAFSEELGTEEFVQQLLPEVQVTRL; this comes from the coding sequence ATGATTTACACTGTAACCCTCAATCCGTCTGTTGACTATATTGTTCACGTTGAAGATTTTGCCGTAGGCGGTTTAAACCGTTCCAGCTATGACACGAAGTATCCCGGCGGAAAAGGCATCAACGTTTCAAGATTACTGAAAAGACACCATGTGCCGTCAAAAGCAATGGGGTTTGTCGGCGGATTTACCGGAAATTATATAACGTCTTTTTTACAGCAAGAAGGTCTGGAAACGGCTTTTTCTGAAGTGGATGAAGACACTCGTATAAATGTAAAACTGAAAACGGGCGACGAAACGGAAATTAACGGACAGGGCCCGACAATTTCAGACGAAGTGTTCAGTGCCTTTTTAGAACAGTTCTCCGCTCTGAAAGAGGGAGACATCGTCGTTTTAGCGGGAAGCATTCCATCTTCCCTGCCGCAAAACACTTATGAAAAAATTGCAGAGACATGCAGAAAGCAGAATGCCCGCGTTGTGGTGGACATCTCCGGAGAAGCGCTGATGAAAGCGACAGAAATGAAACCGTTTTTGATGAAGCCGAACCATCACGAGCTTGGTGAAATGTTCAATACGGTCATTGATTCAGCTGAAGCTGCCGTTCCTTACGGAAAAAAATTAATTGAACAAGGCGCTGAACACGCGATTGTTTCGATGGCTGGCGACGGTGCGCTTTTATTTACGAAAGACGCGGTTTTCCTTGCTAATGTTCCTAAAGGGAAGCTGGTCAATTCCGTAGGCGCGGGTGATTCCGTTGTCGCAGGATTCCTTGCGGGGATCTCAAAACAGCTGCCTTTGGAAGATGCGTTCCGGTTAGGTGTTGCTTCCGGAAGCGCGACGGCATTTTCTGAAGAGCTCGGAACTGAAGAGTTTGTACAGCAGCTTCTTCCTGAAGTTCAAGTCACACGTCTATAG
- a CDS encoding molybdopterin-synthase adenylyltransferase MoeB, with protein MEERYSRQTRFKPIGEKGQKSLADSSVLIVGAGALGTAAAEGLARAGAGRMAIIDRDYVEWSNLQRQQLYTEEDARQRLPKAVAAKARLLAVNSDIHIEAYAAEGTAETLEPLIEKADCIVDATDNFETRMVINDLALKTKTPWIYGACVSSQGMCMTIIPGVTPCLSCLFEQMPVGGATCDTAGIISPAVHIVSAYQQAEALKLLTGNHAAVNRRFFTFDVWNNTNMSINVDQTKRDHCPSCGTEPVYPYLQPENRPKASVLCGRDTVQIRSEALKRLDKEELVKRLKKIGKVEANEFLLHIAYEDFRIVIFQDGRALIHGTNDIKEANSVLARVIGL; from the coding sequence ATGGAAGAGCGCTATTCGCGGCAGACAAGATTTAAGCCGATAGGGGAAAAAGGGCAGAAGTCGCTGGCTGACAGCAGTGTCCTGATTGTCGGGGCCGGAGCCCTCGGAACAGCCGCGGCAGAGGGCCTGGCAAGAGCCGGAGCAGGCCGTATGGCGATTATTGACCGGGATTATGTGGAATGGAGCAATTTACAAAGACAGCAGCTGTATACAGAAGAAGACGCGAGACAGCGACTGCCGAAAGCCGTGGCGGCCAAGGCGCGTCTTTTGGCGGTAAACAGTGACATACATATAGAAGCTTACGCGGCGGAAGGTACCGCGGAAACGCTCGAACCGCTGATCGAAAAAGCGGATTGCATCGTGGATGCGACAGATAATTTTGAAACGAGAATGGTCATCAATGATCTGGCGCTGAAAACGAAAACACCTTGGATTTACGGTGCCTGTGTCAGCAGTCAGGGAATGTGTATGACGATTATTCCGGGGGTTACGCCGTGTTTATCCTGCCTGTTCGAGCAAATGCCCGTGGGCGGAGCGACATGTGATACAGCAGGCATCATATCTCCGGCGGTTCATATCGTCTCTGCTTATCAGCAGGCTGAGGCGCTGAAATTGCTGACGGGAAATCATGCCGCCGTAAATCGGCGCTTTTTCACGTTTGATGTGTGGAATAACACCAATATGAGCATAAATGTGGATCAGACCAAACGGGATCATTGCCCTTCCTGCGGCACGGAGCCCGTATACCCGTATCTGCAGCCTGAAAACAGACCGAAAGCAAGCGTGCTGTGCGGAAGAGACACTGTTCAAATCAGATCGGAAGCGTTAAAGAGGCTGGATAAAGAAGAGCTTGTCAAGCGACTGAAGAAAATCGGTAAAGTGGAAGCAAATGAATTTCTGCTGCATATTGCGTACGAGGACTTCAGAATCGTTATTTTTCAAGACGGACGGGCACTGATCCACGGGACAAATGACATAAAAGAAGCAAATTCAGTTCTGGCCAGAGTGATCGGACTGTAA
- a CDS encoding ABC transporter permease, translated as MSLLENLRMALGSVRAHKLRSILTMLGIIIGVGSVIVVVAVGQGGEQMLKQSISGPGNTIELFYLPSDEELTANPNALQQASFTEEDINGLKGVAGVKQVVASAVKSMTARYHEEETDITLNGINSGYMDVKKLDVQDGRTFTDNDFLSGKRAGIISKKMAEKLFGKTSPLGKIVWAGGQPVEVIGVLKEESGFLSLGLSEMYVPFNMLKTSFGTNDYSNVSIQADSADQIKTTGKEAARLLNDNHGTKEAYQVMNMEEIAAGIGQVTTVMTTIIGSIAGISLVVGGIGVMNIMLVSVTERTREIGIRKSLGATRGQILTQFLIESVVLTLIGGLIGIGLGYGGASLVSLIAGWPSLVSWQVVCIGVLFSMLIGVIFGMLPANKASRLDPIEALRYE; from the coding sequence ATGAGCCTGTTAGAAAATCTCCGGATGGCTCTCGGCTCCGTAAGAGCTCACAAGCTGAGATCGATTCTGACGATGCTCGGCATCATTATCGGCGTCGGTTCAGTAATCGTTGTGGTGGCAGTCGGCCAGGGCGGAGAGCAAATGCTGAAGCAATCCATAAGCGGGCCGGGCAATACGATTGAATTGTTTTATCTGCCGAGTGATGAAGAATTAACAGCCAATCCGAACGCTTTGCAGCAAGCGAGTTTTACAGAAGAAGATATTAATGGATTAAAAGGAGTAGCCGGCGTAAAGCAGGTTGTCGCTTCTGCTGTAAAATCAATGACGGCCCGTTATCACGAAGAAGAAACGGATATTACGCTGAATGGCATTAACAGCGGCTACATGGACGTAAAAAAGCTGGATGTTCAAGATGGACGGACCTTTACGGACAATGATTTTCTTTCCGGGAAAAGAGCGGGAATCATCTCGAAAAAAATGGCTGAAAAGCTGTTCGGGAAAACATCTCCGCTTGGAAAAATCGTCTGGGCCGGCGGGCAGCCTGTAGAAGTAATCGGTGTATTAAAAGAAGAGAGCGGTTTTTTATCGTTAGGACTCAGTGAAATGTATGTCCCGTTCAACATGCTGAAAACGTCTTTCGGTACAAATGACTACAGCAATGTTTCCATACAGGCGGATTCAGCCGACCAAATCAAAACAACAGGAAAAGAAGCGGCCCGTCTCTTAAATGACAATCACGGAACAAAAGAGGCTTATCAAGTCATGAATATGGAAGAAATCGCGGCGGGCATCGGCCAGGTCACGACCGTCATGACGACGATCATCGGTTCGATCGCCGGTATTTCTCTCGTTGTCGGCGGGATCGGGGTCATGAATATTATGCTTGTATCAGTGACGGAACGGACAAGAGAAATCGGCATCCGCAAATCGCTCGGTGCGACGAGGGGACAGATTCTGACGCAATTCTTAATTGAATCCGTTGTGCTTACTTTAATCGGCGGGTTAATCGGAATCGGTCTCGGTTACGGGGGAGCATCACTCGTTTCCCTTATCGCAGGGTGGCCGTCGCTCGTTTCCTGGCAGGTGGTTTGTATCGGCGTGCTGTTCAGTATGCTGATCGGTGTCATTTTCGGCATGCTGCCAGCCAACAAAGCATCACGCTTAGATCCGATTGAAGCGTTACGGTATGAATAA
- a CDS encoding efflux RND transporter periplasmic adaptor subunit has protein sequence MKKLWIGIGIAVIVAVFIGINIYKSAAPAGGSAGEKVETGTMEKRKISSSVMVPGTLKFSKEQYVFYEADKGTLDKVKVKEGDKVKEGSSLVTYTNEQLNLDKEQNELTEQSKRLQIEQIEEKLRALNSKEKDLAKQVGEAEAQKQIESERTDLQLQQKTAEIELKQSDLQKQSLENQVANLTVKSEMDGTVISVNQEAASKKSDIQEPVIHIGDPEHLIVAGNLSEYDTLKVKKGQSVTITSDAIPDKTWKGRVAAVGLVPEQKSGAASGGNTEQAVQYPFQVKLIGNLPEGKPGFKLIMNIETDKRKADTLPSSAVKKDGDEHWVFTVKDGKAKRVKVKVGDTAKQLTEIKEGLSKDDKVILNPADGLTDGTDVKA, from the coding sequence ATGAAAAAACTTTGGATCGGAATCGGCATCGCCGTAATTGTTGCAGTATTCATCGGTATCAATATTTATAAGTCTGCCGCTCCCGCGGGCGGCAGCGCCGGGGAAAAGGTCGAAACCGGAACCATGGAAAAAAGAAAAATCTCATCTTCGGTCATGGTGCCGGGAACACTTAAATTCTCCAAGGAACAGTATGTTTTTTATGAAGCGGATAAAGGAACCCTTGATAAGGTGAAAGTAAAAGAAGGCGACAAGGTAAAAGAAGGGTCGTCATTAGTCACTTATACAAACGAGCAGCTCAATCTTGATAAAGAACAAAATGAGTTGACAGAACAATCAAAACGGCTGCAAATTGAACAAATTGAAGAAAAACTCAGAGCATTAAACAGTAAAGAAAAAGATCTGGCAAAACAAGTGGGAGAAGCGGAAGCCCAAAAACAAATAGAATCCGAACGGACTGATCTGCAGCTTCAGCAAAAAACGGCGGAAATCGAATTAAAGCAATCTGATCTGCAAAAGCAGTCTCTTGAAAACCAAGTGGCGAATCTCACTGTCAAGAGTGAAATGGACGGAACGGTTATCTCGGTAAATCAAGAAGCAGCTTCTAAAAAATCGGATATTCAAGAACCGGTAATACATATAGGCGACCCGGAACACCTGATCGTTGCCGGCAATTTGTCCGAATACGACACGCTGAAAGTGAAAAAGGGACAAAGCGTTACGATTACCTCTGACGCCATTCCTGATAAAACATGGAAGGGAAGAGTGGCGGCTGTCGGTCTCGTTCCAGAACAAAAGTCAGGCGCCGCTTCGGGCGGAAACACGGAACAAGCCGTGCAGTATCCGTTTCAGGTCAAGCTGATCGGAAACCTTCCGGAGGGCAAACCGGGGTTTAAACTCATTATGAACATTGAAACCGACAAACGGAAAGCCGACACTCTGCCGTCTTCAGCAGTCAAAAAAGACGGAGATGAGCACTGGGTCTTTACGGTAAAAGACGGGAAGGCCAAACGCGTGAAAGTCAAAGTCGGCGACACCGCGAAGCAGCTGACGGAGATAAAAGAGGGACTTTCAAAGGATGATAAAGTCATTCTGAATCCGGCTGACGGTTTGACTGACGGAACGGATGTGAAAGCATAG
- a CDS encoding YIP1 family protein, which translates to MEPNLEKSNTEITEKPSVFGVITSPVVQFKRLREKPVIGIPLLIVIILIAAGSILRGLGMNYEEVLNSSTLEGLTDDQIEMTKTLTKFGSIFGGIFGGIIGLFIIPLIYWLCVKISGGVTTYKKMLSLGLFTAFITNIGLVINGLVTYFTGAGSLYAVTSLASVIPAGDGVAVFLSAFDVFSIWSYILLALGLRYTGGISKKAAWTSAIVLFVIMLLVSAVGGLLSSMTAGV; encoded by the coding sequence ATGGAACCTAATCTGGAAAAAAGCAATACGGAAATAACCGAAAAACCGTCAGTTTTCGGCGTCATCACAAGTCCTGTAGTGCAGTTTAAAAGACTAAGAGAAAAGCCGGTCATCGGCATTCCTCTCCTGATTGTCATCATTCTCATCGCAGCCGGGAGTATTTTGCGCGGGCTGGGGATGAATTATGAAGAAGTGCTGAACAGCTCAACTCTTGAAGGATTGACAGATGATCAGATTGAAATGACCAAAACCCTCACTAAATTCGGTTCGATTTTCGGAGGAATCTTCGGGGGCATTATCGGTCTTTTTATCATTCCGCTCATTTACTGGCTGTGCGTCAAAATTTCGGGCGGCGTGACAACTTACAAAAAAATGCTCTCACTCGGCCTCTTCACGGCGTTTATTACCAATATCGGCTTAGTCATTAACGGTCTTGTCACTTATTTTACCGGAGCGGGCTCCCTGTACGCCGTTACATCTTTGGCGAGTGTCATACCGGCCGGAGACGGCGTTGCGGTCTTTTTAAGCGCGTTCGACGTTTTCAGCATCTGGAGCTATATTCTGCTCGCTTTGGGACTTCGCTATACCGGCGGCATTTCGAAAAAAGCGGCCTGGACTTCCGCGATTGTCCTGTTTGTTATTATGCTTTTGGTATCGGCAGTCGGAGGACTGTTAAGTTCAATGACAGCAGGTGTGTAA
- the mobB gene encoding molybdopterin-guanine dinucleotide biosynthesis protein B, which yields MAVVNSFPIVQIVGFQNSGKTTFIERVLKAAPTECTIGCLKHHGHGGEPDPFSDGKDSERLSKAGAAVTAVEGDGVLQLTARKKWDLAGLIGLYEYLGVDCLFIEGFKHAPHPKIIMIKNSEEWQKLKHLERVIAVVSRNTEHMPTDADMPVFHADDPAAIMFVLSQLKGESA from the coding sequence ATGGCCGTGGTCAATTCTTTCCCGATCGTCCAGATCGTAGGTTTTCAAAACAGCGGTAAAACAACGTTTATCGAACGTGTGCTGAAAGCGGCGCCGACAGAGTGCACTATCGGATGTTTAAAGCACCACGGACATGGCGGGGAACCGGACCCTTTTTCAGACGGAAAAGATTCAGAACGTTTATCAAAAGCCGGAGCTGCGGTTACGGCAGTAGAAGGGGACGGCGTGCTGCAGCTTACGGCGCGAAAAAAATGGGATTTGGCGGGTTTGATCGGCCTGTATGAATATCTGGGAGTTGACTGCCTTTTTATAGAGGGGTTTAAACATGCGCCGCATCCGAAAATCATCATGATCAAAAACAGCGAAGAATGGCAAAAACTGAAGCATTTGGAGCGCGTGATCGCGGTTGTCAGCAGAAATACGGAGCATATGCCGACAGACGCAGATATGCCCGTATTCCATGCTGACGATCCGGCTGCCATTATGTTTGTGCTTTCGCAGCTGAAAGGGGAATCTGCTTAA
- the glp gene encoding gephyrin-like molybdotransferase Glp, whose product MLEKRTPIQVDEAVRRVGRYKKQGDTEWVPLEDSLHRYLAEDVKADHDVPAFDRSPYDGFAIRARDSKTASRDNAVTFEVIDHIGAGAVSEKELGPYEAVRIMTGAQIPKGADAVVMLELTKTFSENGTDYMSVKRPFHAGDNISYQGEDAKKGSSLLKKGTKITPGVTALLATFGYASVPVVRKPVVGIIATGTELLHVSDPLEPGKIRNSNAAMVYAQIIEAGAVPLNLGKISDDFDDSYAAVKEAMKKTDFLITTGGVSVGDFDFLPDIYDKLGAEVLFNKVAMRPGSVTTVARADDMLLFGLSGNPSACYVGFTLFVKPMIQTWLLNEKPHSGWAEAVLTNDFPKPNPFTRFVRAFVYHKDGKMMASPVGLDKSSSVTSLAEANAFILLPGGTRGYEAGMTVHALLIRDENGSEWPWSILSRSSRS is encoded by the coding sequence ATGCTTGAAAAAAGAACGCCGATTCAGGTGGACGAAGCAGTCCGCCGGGTGGGCCGGTATAAAAAACAAGGGGATACCGAATGGGTGCCGCTGGAGGACAGTCTCCACCGCTATCTGGCGGAAGATGTTAAAGCGGACCATGACGTACCGGCTTTTGACCGTTCTCCGTATGACGGGTTTGCCATCAGGGCGCGCGATTCAAAGACGGCTTCCCGTGACAATGCCGTCACGTTTGAAGTAATTGACCACATCGGAGCCGGCGCCGTGTCAGAAAAAGAGCTCGGACCGTATGAAGCTGTCCGCATCATGACAGGGGCGCAGATTCCAAAAGGCGCGGATGCCGTGGTGATGCTTGAGCTGACAAAGACGTTTTCTGAAAACGGTACGGATTACATGTCAGTGAAACGCCCTTTTCATGCGGGCGATAATATTTCATATCAAGGAGAAGATGCGAAAAAGGGCAGCTCTCTTTTAAAAAAAGGAACGAAAATCACGCCGGGCGTCACCGCTCTTTTGGCAACCTTCGGCTATGCTTCCGTTCCCGTGGTCAGAAAACCGGTTGTCGGCATTATCGCCACGGGAACCGAGCTTCTTCATGTAAGCGATCCGCTTGAGCCGGGGAAAATCCGCAACAGCAACGCGGCCATGGTGTATGCCCAGATCATTGAAGCGGGTGCGGTACCGCTGAACTTAGGCAAAATTTCCGATGATTTTGATGACAGCTATGCTGCGGTGAAGGAAGCCATGAAAAAGACTGACTTTTTGATCACGACAGGCGGCGTGTCAGTCGGCGATTTTGATTTTCTTCCTGACATTTATGATAAGCTCGGAGCGGAAGTTCTTTTTAACAAAGTGGCAATGCGTCCGGGGAGCGTGACAACTGTCGCCCGGGCCGATGATATGCTGCTGTTCGGCCTTTCCGGCAATCCGTCCGCATGTTACGTCGGTTTCACCCTGTTTGTAAAACCGATGATCCAGACGTGGCTTTTAAATGAAAAACCTCACTCCGGGTGGGCGGAAGCCGTGTTGACAAATGACTTTCCAAAGCCGAATCCGTTTACGAGGTTTGTGAGGGCGTTTGTTTACCATAAGGACGGAAAGATGATGGCGTCACCGGTCGGTCTCGACAAATCAAGCTCTGTCACATCTCTTGCCGAAGCAAACGCGTTTATCCTTCTGCCGGGAGGAACGAGGGGATATGAAGCGGGCATGACGGTCCACGCGCTCCTCATCCGGGATGAGAATGGAAGTGAATGGCCGTGGTCAATTCTTTCCCGATCGTCCAGATCGTAG
- a CDS encoding DeoR/GlpR family DNA-binding transcription regulator: MLTPERYQLIIDQIEKRDVVKIQELISMTNASESTIRRDLSTLEERGFLKRVHGGASKLSNSRQEPDMIEKSSKNLQDKLKIAEKAASLLEEGDCIYLDAGTTTLHMIDFIDQTKDIVVVTNGVMHIDALIRKGIPFYLLGGYVKHRTGAMIGGASLTAISQYRFDKSFLGVNGVHIEAGFTTPDPDEALLKTKALSQAKNAYVLADPSKFGEISFAAFAALGDAAIITTEAEELAFDNYQEKTVVKVVKP, translated from the coding sequence ATGCTCACTCCTGAAAGGTATCAGCTGATTATTGATCAGATTGAAAAGCGTGATGTGGTAAAGATTCAAGAGCTGATAAGCATGACAAACGCTTCTGAATCAACGATCAGAAGAGATTTATCAACACTAGAAGAGCGCGGATTTTTAAAGCGCGTTCATGGCGGGGCATCTAAACTTTCCAACAGCAGGCAAGAACCCGATATGATTGAAAAATCCTCCAAAAACCTTCAAGATAAGCTGAAAATTGCAGAAAAAGCGGCATCTTTATTAGAAGAAGGTGACTGTATTTATCTTGATGCGGGAACAACTACATTGCACATGATTGATTTTATAGATCAAACAAAGGACATTGTGGTTGTCACAAACGGAGTTATGCATATCGACGCTTTAATAAGGAAAGGGATTCCCTTTTATCTTCTCGGAGGGTATGTGAAACATCGAACAGGTGCGATGATCGGCGGCGCCTCATTAACGGCGATTAGCCAGTACCGTTTTGATAAAAGCTTTCTCGGTGTGAACGGCGTGCACATTGAAGCCGGATTTACAACACCCGATCCGGATGAGGCTCTTCTGAAGACAAAGGCTCTGAGCCAGGCGAAAAATGCCTATGTATTAGCCGATCCTTCTAAATTCGGCGAGATTTCTTTCGCAGCGTTCGCCGCCTTGGGCGACGCCGCTATCATTACCACGGAAGCTGAAGAACTTGCATTCGATAATTACCAAGAAAAAACTGTCGTAAAGGTAGTGAAACCATGA
- a CDS encoding ABC transporter ATP-binding protein, whose protein sequence is MIQLSKVKKSYQIGKETFDVLRSIDLTIEEGEYVSIMGPSGSGKSTIMNIIGCLDRPTSGSYRLAGEDVSSCTEKELAAVRNKSIGFVFQQFQLLPRLNARKNVELPMIYAGIGKKEREERAEHALEKVGLADRMLHMPNELSGGQKQRVAIARAIVNEPKLILADEPTGALDTKTSISIMEQFTELNAEGVTVVLVTHEPEVADCTNRVIFVRDGMIVSRDSEQRRVGE, encoded by the coding sequence ATGATTCAGCTTTCAAAAGTGAAGAAAAGCTATCAGATCGGCAAGGAGACGTTTGATGTTCTCCGTTCAATCGACCTGACGATTGAAGAGGGAGAATATGTGTCAATTATGGGACCGTCGGGATCAGGAAAATCGACGATCATGAATATCATCGGCTGTCTGGACAGACCGACATCAGGCAGTTACAGGCTTGCGGGCGAAGATGTATCGTCATGCACGGAAAAAGAGCTTGCGGCGGTCCGGAACAAATCAATCGGATTTGTCTTTCAGCAATTTCAGCTGCTGCCGCGGTTGAATGCAAGAAAAAATGTCGAACTGCCCATGATCTACGCCGGAATCGGCAAAAAAGAGCGTGAGGAACGGGCGGAGCATGCGCTGGAAAAAGTCGGTTTAGCGGACCGGATGCTTCACATGCCGAATGAGCTGTCCGGCGGCCAAAAACAGCGTGTCGCGATTGCAAGAGCCATCGTTAACGAACCGAAGCTTATTTTGGCTGATGAGCCGACCGGCGCGCTGGATACGAAAACAAGCATTTCCATCATGGAGCAGTTCACGGAGCTTAATGCAGAGGGTGTAACCGTGGTACTTGTCACTCATGAGCCTGAAGTGGCGGACTGTACAAACAGAGTGATTTTCGTCCGTGACGGCATGATCGTTTCCCGCGATTCTGAGCAGAGGAGAGTGGGGGAATGA